In the Hyphomicrobiales bacterium genome, one interval contains:
- the imuB gene encoding Protein ImuB — translation MNRVLSISLTGWSMDMAKRRAGGAAPADDVPFVLIGRDGSRRFVHACNPAAQAAGLRPGTPVTKAQALVHGLLFQDVDLAADARDLEQLAIWFLQRIAPIVDVDGSDGIAIDTTGTERLHGGEAGLVEDMVSKLAAKGIQARAAVADTLGVAHALARFSRSATVIAPRGHGAGILSAYPLECLRLPANLASQLRVLGFERVRDLLEQPRAPLALRFGNDLTRRLDQISGDLVEPIAGVKPHDLIEVQRAFAEPIGAAETIAKYIDKLVAQIVTILEARGVGARRLDLICTRVDSAVQAVSVGLATPVRDLKRLGRLLRDKIGEIDPGWGLERMVVAAPVVEPIERRQMASSLIEEATPDVSDLVDTLVNRVGSGAVYRMTPVESDVPERSVARIPALSPETGSDWPDHWPRPARLLQRPEQVDVMALLPDHPPVHFVWRGVRRRVQRADGPERVFGEWWKRDSELAAVRDYFRVEDTSGERYWIFRAGDGVDPETGSHRWFMHGIFG, via the coding sequence ATGAACAGGGTTCTCTCGATCTCACTGACCGGTTGGTCGATGGATATGGCCAAGCGCCGGGCGGGTGGCGCCGCGCCAGCGGATGATGTGCCGTTCGTCCTGATCGGCCGGGATGGCAGCCGCAGGTTCGTCCATGCCTGCAACCCCGCTGCGCAGGCGGCCGGCCTACGCCCGGGGACACCGGTCACCAAAGCGCAGGCGCTCGTCCATGGGCTCCTCTTTCAGGACGTAGATCTCGCGGCCGATGCGCGCGATCTGGAGCAGCTCGCGATCTGGTTTCTCCAGCGAATTGCGCCAATCGTCGATGTGGACGGGTCCGACGGCATCGCCATCGACACCACCGGCACCGAGCGCCTGCACGGAGGAGAGGCCGGCCTCGTCGAGGACATGGTCTCCAAGCTTGCGGCAAAGGGCATCCAGGCTCGTGCAGCAGTCGCCGACACGCTCGGGGTAGCCCACGCCCTGGCACGGTTCTCCCGGTCGGCAACGGTCATTGCACCACGCGGGCACGGCGCCGGGATCCTGTCGGCCTATCCCCTTGAGTGCCTCCGACTTCCTGCAAATCTGGCGTCGCAGTTGCGCGTCCTCGGCTTTGAGCGGGTCCGCGACCTTCTTGAACAGCCGCGGGCGCCGCTTGCCCTGAGGTTCGGCAATGATCTGACCCGGCGCCTGGATCAGATTTCGGGAGATCTCGTCGAGCCGATCGCCGGCGTGAAGCCACACGACCTGATCGAGGTGCAGCGGGCGTTCGCCGAGCCGATCGGCGCGGCCGAGACAATCGCGAAGTACATCGACAAACTCGTTGCGCAGATCGTGACCATCCTCGAGGCGCGCGGCGTAGGCGCCCGCCGCCTCGACCTCATCTGCACGCGTGTCGATAGCGCCGTGCAAGCGGTCAGCGTGGGCCTTGCGACGCCTGTCAGAGACCTAAAGCGTCTGGGCCGCCTGCTCCGCGACAAGATCGGGGAGATCGACCCTGGCTGGGGTCTGGAGCGCATGGTTGTGGCTGCGCCGGTGGTGGAGCCCATCGAACGCCGGCAGATGGCGAGCTCGCTGATCGAGGAAGCTACTCCTGATGTCTCCGACCTGGTGGATACGCTGGTGAACAGGGTCGGAAGCGGCGCCGTCTATCGGATGACACCGGTCGAGAGCGATGTTCCCGAGCGCTCCGTGGCCCGTATACCGGCATTGTCGCCCGAAACCGGGTCAGACTGGCCGGATCACTGGCCTCGCCCTGCACGCCTTCTGCAGCGGCCGGAGCAAGTCGACGTTATGGCTCTGCTGCCCGACCATCCCCCGGTGCATTTCGTCTGGCGCGGCGTTCGCCGGCGTGTCCAGCGCGCGGATGGGCCCGAGCGCGTGTTCGGGGAGTGGTGGAAGCGGGACTCCGAGCTCGCGGCGGTTCGCGACTATTTCCGCGTCGAGGATACCAGCGGCGAGCGCTACTGGATCTTCAGAGCCGGCGATGGCGTCGATCCAGAGACGGGATCCCATCGCTGGTTCATGCACGGGATATTCGGATGA
- a CDS encoding conserved hypothetical protein (Evidence 4 : Unknown function but conserved in other organisms): MHPDRPTLTQVQIIRSLADALTWLERELSWGVPAQELRALTGRIGELYAAMITRGQMALAPNQRGYDVVSAEGEHISVKTITTSAHVSFNAATYEHVDRIMILRINVDPAGDEGVSIEEVIDKPAGEFLKLCKKHPDGLRYTPARRKLTPEEGAQPQNLRITARAAYDGHELVRYENGAIGVLKDGKPLSINVKGFLRPIAAELGIASEHDATLLLTTRQLGSAVIRALNLLEERPAAKPTGRARAATTVKRDGRR; encoded by the coding sequence ATGCATCCTGATCGCCCCACACTCACCCAAGTCCAGATCATCCGCTCCCTCGCTGACGCGCTGACTTGGCTGGAGCGCGAACTGTCTTGGGGCGTGCCGGCCCAGGAGCTGCGGGCCCTGACAGGGCGGATCGGCGAGCTCTACGCGGCGATGATCACTCGCGGGCAGATGGCCCTGGCGCCGAACCAGCGCGGCTATGATGTCGTCTCCGCCGAGGGCGAGCACATCTCGGTAAAGACGATCACGACCTCCGCTCATGTGAGCTTCAATGCTGCCACCTACGAGCACGTCGATCGGATCATGATCCTCAGGATCAATGTCGATCCTGCCGGCGACGAGGGGGTTTCTATCGAAGAGGTCATCGACAAGCCGGCCGGCGAGTTCCTGAAGCTCTGCAAGAAGCACCCGGACGGACTCAGGTACACACCGGCGAGGAGAAAGCTGACTCCGGAGGAGGGCGCGCAGCCGCAGAACCTGCGGATCACGGCGCGCGCCGCCTACGATGGCCATGAGCTCGTGCGCTACGAGAACGGCGCGATCGGCGTCCTGAAAGATGGGAAGCCGCTCTCGATCAACGTGAAGGGGTTCCTGAGGCCGATCGCGGCCGAGCTCGGGATTGCGAGCGAGCACGATGCGACGCTGCTCCTGACGACCCGTCAGCTCGGGAGCGCGGTGATCCGGGCCTTAAACCTGCTGGAAGAGCGCCCCGCCGCGAAGCCGACCGGACGCGCTCGCGCCGCTACCACAGTGAAGCGCGATGGCAGACGCTGA
- the dnaE2 gene encoding Error-prone DNA polymerase 1 gives MSYAELQCTSHFSFLRGASSNEELIATAKALGMSAVGVADRHSLAGIVMAHEAAKEAGIRLVVGCRLDLMDGTALLVYPMDRPGYGRLCRLLTRGKRRAGKGKCHLEWADVVEFAEGLLAILIPDQADDETALRLRRLRETFGDRAYMALTLHRRPNDQLRLHNLSNLATQMRVPTVVTNDVLFHEPARRMLQDVLVCIRHGVTIDQAGFRRNLNADRYLKPPEEMQRLFSRYPEALARSLQIANRCNFSMDMISYQYPSEAGEQETPQEALARLTWEGAERRYPEGVPDDVKDTLNHELTLIGKMDYAPYFLTVNSIVRFARSRDILCQGRGSAANSAVCYVLGITSIDPARNSLLFERFVSEERREPPDIDVDFEHERREIVIQWIYETYGRDRAALVSVVTRYRAKGALRDVSKALGLPEDLIGVLSSQASAWSSEGVEDKHLKALNLNLEDRRLRLALDLARQLMGTPRHLSQHPGGFVLTNDRLDDLVPIEPAAMDDRQVIEWDKDSVAAMKFMKVDVLALGMLTCMKRGLDLLAEHKGIKHELATIPPEDPRTYAMIRRADTAGVFQIESRAQMAMAPRLKPRSFYDLVVQVAIVRPGPIQGNMVHPYLRRREGIDPVEFPTPELEAVLGKTLGIPLFQEQAMRVAIECAGFTPGEADLLRKSMATFKFTGGVSHFRDKLISGMVARGYEESFASQVFAQLEGFGSYGFPESHAASFALLAYASSWLKCRHPDVFCAAILNSQPMGFYAPAQLVRDAREHGVEIRPLCVNASRWDCTLEPTGDDMRFAVRLGLRMAKGLANGDAAALVAQRADRPYANVDDLWRRAGVPIAALTCIAEADGFRPAFGLARREALWELRGLRDEPLPLFVAASKPDQALVPELSEPAVTLRPMTAGAEVVEDYRHVSLSLRAHPVLFVRGELQKRRMVTCAEAMNSRDGRKVELAGIVLMRQRPGSAKGVMFATIEDEQASANLVIWSKVYERFRSEILSSAMIGVRGRVQREGDITHIIVDRLENLSGLLASVGRRENAQTRPDLLPGHGDGIRVRARDFR, from the coding sequence ATGAGCTACGCCGAACTCCAGTGCACGAGCCATTTCAGCTTTCTCCGCGGGGCATCATCGAATGAGGAGCTGATCGCGACGGCCAAAGCCCTCGGGATGTCGGCGGTTGGAGTTGCCGACAGACATTCGTTGGCCGGCATCGTCATGGCGCACGAGGCCGCAAAGGAGGCCGGGATACGCCTGGTCGTCGGCTGCCGGCTCGACCTGATGGATGGCACAGCGCTGCTCGTCTACCCGATGGATCGGCCGGGATATGGCCGGCTGTGCCGTCTCCTGACGCGCGGGAAGCGGCGAGCAGGGAAGGGGAAGTGTCATCTGGAGTGGGCGGACGTTGTCGAGTTCGCCGAAGGCCTCCTTGCAATCCTCATCCCGGACCAGGCTGACGATGAGACCGCGCTCCGGCTGCGTCGGCTTCGAGAGACCTTCGGCGATCGCGCCTACATGGCGCTGACGCTGCATCGACGGCCCAACGATCAGCTCCGTCTGCACAACCTGTCGAACCTCGCCACCCAGATGCGCGTGCCGACGGTCGTCACGAATGATGTCCTCTTCCACGAGCCCGCCCGGCGCATGCTGCAGGACGTCCTCGTCTGCATCCGGCATGGCGTCACGATCGACCAGGCTGGCTTCCGCAGGAACCTGAACGCGGACCGATATCTGAAGCCGCCCGAGGAGATGCAAAGGCTCTTCTCTCGCTATCCGGAGGCTCTAGCCCGGTCGCTGCAGATCGCCAACCGCTGCAACTTCTCGATGGACATGATCTCCTACCAGTACCCGAGCGAGGCTGGGGAACAGGAGACGCCTCAAGAGGCCCTTGCAAGGTTGACCTGGGAGGGCGCTGAGCGGCGTTATCCCGAGGGCGTTCCTGATGACGTCAAGGATACCCTCAATCACGAGCTCACGCTGATCGGGAAGATGGACTACGCGCCATACTTCCTGACGGTGAACTCGATCGTCCGCTTCGCCCGCTCGCGCGACATTCTCTGCCAGGGACGCGGCTCAGCTGCGAACTCCGCGGTCTGCTACGTCCTCGGCATCACCTCGATCGATCCGGCGCGCAACTCCCTGCTGTTCGAGCGCTTCGTCTCGGAGGAGAGGCGGGAGCCGCCCGATATCGATGTCGATTTCGAGCACGAGCGGCGCGAGATCGTCATCCAGTGGATCTACGAGACCTATGGGCGGGACCGTGCGGCGCTGGTTTCGGTCGTCACCAGGTATCGCGCCAAGGGTGCCTTGCGAGACGTATCGAAGGCGCTGGGGCTTCCAGAAGACCTGATTGGCGTACTCTCATCGCAAGCCTCGGCTTGGTCCTCGGAAGGCGTCGAGGACAAGCATCTGAAGGCGCTGAATCTGAACCTTGAAGACCGGCGGCTGCGTTTGGCTCTGGATCTCGCCCGTCAGCTTATGGGGACGCCTCGCCACCTGTCGCAGCATCCGGGCGGGTTCGTTCTCACGAATGACCGATTGGACGATCTTGTCCCGATCGAGCCGGCCGCGATGGATGATCGCCAGGTGATCGAGTGGGACAAGGACTCCGTCGCCGCGATGAAATTCATGAAAGTCGACGTCCTGGCGCTTGGGATGTTGACCTGTATGAAGCGCGGGCTCGACCTTTTGGCCGAGCACAAGGGCATTAAGCACGAGCTGGCGACGATCCCTCCGGAGGATCCTCGAACCTATGCCATGATCCGCCGGGCGGACACCGCGGGGGTCTTTCAGATCGAGAGCCGAGCTCAGATGGCGATGGCTCCGAGGCTGAAGCCGCGCTCGTTCTATGATCTCGTCGTGCAGGTGGCAATTGTTCGTCCCGGACCGATCCAAGGCAATATGGTCCATCCATATCTGCGGCGGCGGGAGGGAATTGATCCCGTCGAGTTCCCGACGCCGGAGCTCGAAGCCGTCCTAGGCAAGACGCTAGGCATTCCCCTGTTTCAGGAACAAGCCATGCGCGTCGCTATCGAATGCGCAGGTTTCACACCTGGCGAAGCTGACCTGCTGCGCAAGAGCATGGCGACCTTCAAGTTCACCGGAGGCGTCTCGCATTTCCGAGACAAGCTGATCAGTGGCATGGTTGCGCGGGGCTATGAAGAGTCGTTCGCCAGCCAGGTGTTCGCCCAGCTCGAAGGGTTCGGCAGTTATGGCTTCCCCGAGAGCCACGCCGCGTCTTTCGCTCTCCTGGCCTATGCATCATCCTGGCTGAAGTGCAGGCATCCGGACGTTTTTTGCGCGGCGATCCTCAACAGCCAGCCGATGGGCTTCTACGCGCCCGCGCAGCTCGTTCGCGATGCGCGGGAGCATGGTGTCGAGATACGACCGCTATGTGTGAACGCGTCCCGATGGGATTGCACGCTGGAGCCGACCGGGGATGACATGCGCTTCGCCGTCAGGTTGGGGCTGAGGATGGCGAAAGGCCTGGCAAACGGCGACGCAGCGGCGCTCGTAGCGCAGCGAGCTGACCGTCCCTATGCGAACGTCGACGACTTATGGCGTCGCGCCGGCGTGCCGATTGCGGCCTTGACCTGCATCGCGGAAGCGGATGGCTTCCGACCCGCTTTCGGTTTGGCGAGGCGTGAGGCGCTCTGGGAGCTGAGAGGGCTGCGGGACGAGCCGCTACCGCTGTTCGTGGCTGCCTCGAAACCTGACCAGGCGCTAGTGCCGGAGCTCTCGGAGCCCGCAGTGACGCTGCGCCCGATGACGGCCGGTGCCGAGGTTGTCGAAGACTACCGGCATGTCTCCTTGAGCCTGAGAGCACACCCTGTCTTGTTCGTTCGCGGCGAACTCCAAAAGCGTCGTATGGTGACCTGTGCGGAGGCGATGAACAGCAGAGATGGGCGCAAGGTCGAACTTGCCGGAATCGTGCTGATGCGCCAGCGCCCGGGCTCGGCAAAGGGCGTGATGTTCGCGACGATCGAGGACGAGCAGGCCTCGGCAAATTTGGTCATCTGGTCCAAGGTCTACGAGCGGTTTCGCAGCGAGATCCTGTCGAGCGCGATGATCGGCGTCCGAGGACGCGTTCAGAGAGAAGGCGACATCACGCACATCATCGTGGATCGCTTGGAGAACCTGTCCGGCCTCCTGGCAAGTGTCGGCCGGAGGGAGAATGCTCAGACCCGCCCGGATCTCCTGCCCGGACACGGCGATGGAATTCGGGTCCGGGCACGAGATTTCAGGTAG
- a CDS encoding conserved hypothetical protein (Evidence 4 : Unknown function but conserved in other organisms), with protein sequence MYTLIIGVIAVVVVAILTLATLFLGGHIFTSSADKGRYAQYINHSEQIASAVRLYQHDKGEIPPGTPMQIIQALAEPAADGRTYLSTIPQGDWYMADNAIYRKLMDGGECKRMNTVAGKPVSDPASSNGCPPCDAAEFSDWPGCARTAIAP encoded by the coding sequence ATGTACACCCTGATCATTGGGGTCATTGCGGTCGTCGTCGTGGCCATTCTCACGCTCGCTACCCTGTTTCTCGGCGGGCACATTTTCACGAGCTCGGCCGACAAGGGGCGCTACGCGCAGTACATCAACCACAGCGAGCAGATTGCCTCCGCGGTTCGCCTCTACCAGCATGACAAAGGCGAGATCCCACCTGGCACGCCCATGCAGATCATCCAGGCGCTGGCGGAGCCGGCTGCCGATGGTCGGACCTATCTCAGCACGATCCCGCAGGGGGACTGGTATATGGCCGACAACGCGATCTATCGGAAGCTGATGGACGGCGGTGAGTGCAAGCGCATGAACACGGTCGCCGGCAAGCCGGTTTCGGATCCAGCGTCGTCCAATGGGTGTCCGCCCTGCGATGCGGCTGAGTTCAGCGACTGGCCAGGTTGTGCTCGGACGGCGATCGCGCCCTGA
- a CDS encoding conserved hypothetical protein (Evidence 4 : Unknown function but conserved in other organisms) has protein sequence MRIQFASTAHAGHLAKALKRELASINPKLSDAQNAIGRMMGYRNWQELTANSTPAHSPSPFDDQVDEAERAARRLHQIKALVSSFRLDEASATTIVDKLKPTGFRPSAVPRRPEEWKRLLAEMVEKPGLAGFPAGEPTSFDPEWDKPKRYDIGDGEVIEMISHEVEGWPFSIRSIVCTKRIDGRLAIYGRGYVVKLLRKEALDGDFEWAFFDACDQVEDDLAEAANALKPVCDVAFDRGSLFVLQFLTRDHAITTKGEGMSFLARSLGFYAKEIARRRFSLIAAEPTAMQFDHRDYNKLRAMPQHEKAFRKLFEWFMGHPALEALTGEYGAMSYDAGRGTEGADVGLALAGKNMFEGDGDRDTTEMDRVIRNTIVRSRIPFRENWQDEVDLLKPDDFPPEFDIGVAGQFKQVSPHPDLWKHLPSDVTRLKIVPSEEDELSAVGMRPALVLHFAFANGTELSVPSSFTAFGRDMTRVLPQLKTEADTLVGFTSPYTDKMATTSLQCVLGVNALMAFTGREEVPASRLTAPIEITRPELLPKAV, from the coding sequence ATGCGAATCCAATTTGCGTCCACGGCCCATGCTGGCCACCTCGCCAAAGCGCTCAAGCGCGAACTGGCCTCCATCAATCCGAAGTTGTCTGATGCTCAGAACGCCATTGGGCGAATGATGGGCTATCGTAATTGGCAGGAGCTTACGGCGAACTCCACGCCTGCGCACTCCCCTTCGCCATTCGACGACCAAGTCGATGAGGCTGAGCGCGCCGCGCGTCGTCTTCACCAGATCAAGGCGCTCGTCAGCAGCTTCCGCCTTGACGAGGCCTCCGCGACGACGATCGTCGATAAGCTTAAACCCACCGGGTTTCGCCCCAGCGCGGTTCCTCGTCGGCCGGAGGAATGGAAGCGCCTTCTTGCAGAGATGGTTGAAAAGCCGGGCCTGGCGGGCTTCCCTGCGGGCGAACCGACATCGTTTGATCCCGAGTGGGACAAGCCAAAGCGGTACGATATTGGCGACGGAGAAGTCATTGAGATGATTTCTCATGAAGTCGAAGGTTGGCCCTTCTCGATACGCTCTATTGTGTGCACCAAGCGCATCGATGGGCGCCTTGCGATTTATGGACGCGGCTATGTCGTCAAGCTTCTGAGAAAGGAAGCCTTGGACGGCGATTTTGAATGGGCGTTTTTCGATGCCTGTGACCAGGTCGAAGACGACCTTGCGGAGGCTGCTAATGCGCTTAAGCCGGTATGCGATGTTGCATTTGACCGGGGGTCGCTATTCGTCCTTCAATTCCTGACACGCGATCATGCGATCACGACCAAAGGGGAAGGCATGTCCTTCCTTGCCCGAAGCCTGGGATTCTATGCAAAGGAAATCGCGCGCCGGCGTTTCTCCCTGATCGCTGCCGAGCCAACGGCGATGCAGTTCGATCATCGCGACTACAACAAGCTTCGTGCGATGCCGCAACACGAAAAGGCTTTCAGAAAGCTTTTTGAATGGTTCATGGGCCACCCCGCTCTTGAAGCCCTCACGGGTGAATACGGAGCCATGTCATATGACGCAGGCCGCGGAACGGAGGGCGCGGACGTCGGATTGGCTCTGGCGGGGAAGAATATGTTCGAGGGCGATGGGGACCGCGATACCACCGAGATGGATCGTGTCATCCGCAACACGATCGTCCGGTCGCGGATCCCGTTTCGAGAAAACTGGCAGGACGAGGTCGATTTGCTGAAGCCCGACGACTTTCCGCCCGAGTTCGACATTGGGGTGGCCGGGCAGTTCAAGCAGGTTTCCCCTCATCCGGATCTCTGGAAACACCTGCCTAGCGATGTCACTCGTCTCAAGATCGTGCCGTCGGAAGAAGACGAGTTGAGCGCGGTGGGTATGAGGCCGGCCCTTGTCCTTCACTTCGCCTTCGCCAACGGCACGGAGTTGTCGGTTCCTAGTTCCTTCACCGCCTTTGGCAGGGATATGACGCGCGTGCTGCCGCAGTTGAAGACCGAAGCCGATACGCTTGTTGGGTTTACCTCCCCTTATACCGACAAGATGGCGACGACCTCGCTGCAATGCGTCCTGGGCGTCAATGCTCTGATGGCTTTTACGGGCCGTGAAGAGGTTCCTGCATCTCGTCTCACGGCGCCGATTGAAATCACCCGGCCCGAGCTGCTGCCTAAGGCAGTCTAA
- a CDS encoding conserved hypothetical protein (Evidence 4 : Unknown function but conserved in other organisms) yields MFQLIVAVISIALVAVLAIASIYYGGTAFNQSQMKGQVTALVNAGQQIAGAQALYSNDTGAKSAAIGDLTAGGKYLSSAPAKPSNATGGVWATDGSVASITLDAGAGLTFCNEVQKQAGGTALADEAALTARTALPADQQFSCVTSGGNTVFEFRV; encoded by the coding sequence ATGTTCCAGCTCATCGTCGCCGTCATCTCGATCGCCCTCGTCGCCGTCCTCGCCATCGCTTCGATCTATTACGGCGGCACCGCCTTCAACCAGTCGCAGATGAAGGGCCAGGTCACGGCGCTCGTGAACGCCGGCCAGCAGATCGCCGGCGCGCAGGCCCTGTATTCCAACGACACCGGCGCCAAGAGCGCGGCCATCGGCGACCTGACCGCCGGCGGCAAGTACCTCTCCTCGGCTCCGGCCAAGCCCTCGAACGCCACGGGCGGCGTCTGGGCGACGGACGGTTCGGTCGCTTCGATCACCCTGGACGCCGGCGCTGGCCTGACGTTCTGCAACGAGGTCCAGAAGCAGGCCGGCGGCACCGCGCTCGCCGACGAGGCGGCCCTGACCGCCCGCACCGCTCTCCCGGCCGACCAGCAGTTCAGCTGCGTCACCTCGGGCGGCAACACCGTCTTCGAATTCCGCGTCTGA
- a CDS encoding conserved hypothetical protein (Evidence 4 : Unknown function but conserved in other organisms): protein MADAEPDSFVTPQIARQVVEIVGPTIDMARLKALLESAFGARSVKLRATVPLDLEQPPRRPKLGVLGQRIMALLSDAKPWRAKHIISAVADGRVPATVRHEIELLVEEGRIQRPRSGIYMLAGLPPPKSEDIRPFRERSGTGPTASRNTTGKRILAMLDQPTSAKRIVKELGITRQRVDQVMKALLSDRQVKRIPEPGLKGRWLWILPDADVKKSIRAHVPSLVDGHEAVMASLQPDAFHSVSAVAQTVGQSKIAVAAGVRSLESRSLVVSVKLGQQKYVSATPRGLLHPARTPDTPKAAVANLAEAFGEKRLAFIETLAVLGESRTADVTAALVGADGGGSELMSGIMLNRLLISDFAEPIEDGTPGQRRYRLTEVGKLAAALIARDRKPPSREILEQRIEAFKEQRTARLRAVGMKKTLDSPTGAGSPAQKAILDALATGTKSTKQLEVVISDIVGNVKSVHLMLKTLAGRGLVERVGNIKTQGGLATLWGLKRTSI from the coding sequence ATGGCAGACGCTGAACCCGATAGCTTTGTTACACCTCAGATTGCGCGGCAGGTCGTTGAAATCGTCGGCCCGACCATCGACATGGCCAGGCTCAAGGCGCTCCTGGAGAGCGCGTTCGGCGCCCGATCCGTAAAGCTGCGAGCGACTGTCCCACTCGATCTCGAACAACCACCGCGGCGCCCGAAGCTCGGAGTCCTCGGCCAGCGCATCATGGCTCTGCTTTCGGATGCCAAGCCCTGGCGCGCAAAGCACATCATTTCTGCTGTGGCCGATGGGCGCGTCCCGGCGACAGTCCGCCACGAGATTGAATTGCTCGTAGAGGAGGGACGTATCCAGCGCCCGCGATCGGGCATCTACATGCTGGCCGGGCTTCCCCCACCAAAGTCAGAGGATATCCGGCCTTTCAGGGAGAGAAGTGGCACGGGGCCAACGGCATCGCGCAACACCACAGGGAAGCGCATTCTGGCGATGCTGGACCAGCCGACGTCGGCGAAAAGGATCGTCAAGGAGCTCGGGATCACGCGGCAGCGCGTCGACCAAGTCATGAAGGCGCTTCTGAGCGATCGGCAGGTAAAGCGTATTCCGGAGCCGGGGCTGAAAGGTCGGTGGCTCTGGATCCTCCCGGATGCCGACGTGAAGAAGTCCATCCGAGCCCATGTCCCGTCATTGGTCGACGGGCACGAGGCAGTCATGGCATCGCTCCAACCGGATGCGTTCCACTCCGTTTCCGCCGTCGCGCAGACCGTCGGTCAGTCGAAAATTGCAGTCGCCGCCGGCGTTCGTTCGCTCGAAAGCCGATCGCTCGTCGTCAGCGTGAAACTCGGGCAGCAGAAATACGTCAGCGCAACGCCACGCGGATTGCTCCACCCCGCGCGGACACCGGACACACCGAAGGCCGCGGTCGCGAACCTCGCTGAGGCGTTCGGGGAAAAGCGATTGGCCTTCATCGAGACACTGGCCGTGCTCGGCGAGTCCCGCACAGCAGATGTAACGGCTGCCCTGGTCGGGGCCGACGGCGGCGGCAGCGAGCTGATGTCCGGCATCATGCTCAACCGCCTGCTCATCAGCGATTTCGCCGAGCCGATCGAAGACGGAACGCCGGGGCAGCGGCGCTATCGCCTGACTGAGGTCGGCAAGCTGGCTGCCGCACTGATAGCGCGTGATCGCAAGCCGCCGTCGCGTGAGATCCTTGAGCAGCGGATCGAGGCGTTCAAGGAACAGAGAACGGCGCGTCTCAGGGCTGTCGGGATGAAGAAGACGCTGGATTCGCCCACGGGAGCGGGGAGCCCGGCTCAAAAGGCCATCCTGGATGCTCTGGCGACCGGCACGAAGTCCACGAAGCAGCTCGAAGTCGTGATCAGCGATATCGTCGGCAACGTGAAAAGCGTCCACCTGATGCTCAAAACCCTCGCTGGGCGCGGCCTGGTCGAGCGGGTCGGGAACATCAAGACCCAAGGCGGGCTCGCAACGCTCTGGGGACTCAAGCGGACCTCCATCTGA
- a CDS encoding putative Protein ImuA (Evidence 3 : Putative function from multiple computational evidences) has protein sequence MRPEPNIDALRDQIARIEGRPARKGKTLPFGIEAIDSRLPGAGLALGALHEVAGGGNGAVDGAAAALFSAGIAARTRGKVLWCITRPDLFAPAFSQAGLAPDRVIYVEAGDDQTILACMEEGLRHGALGAVVGEVGRLTMTASRRLQLAAEGSGTVGIALRRWRRQADAADFGQPTAAMTRWRVSVLPSEALPVPGVGRAHWLLELIRARAGDSADFEVLACNEQGSLDLTDRLVDGYGQAPGGWRRASG, from the coding sequence TTGCGGCCAGAGCCGAACATCGATGCGTTGCGTGATCAGATCGCCAGGATCGAAGGCAGACCGGCGAGGAAGGGAAAGACTCTGCCCTTCGGGATCGAAGCCATCGATAGCCGACTTCCGGGTGCCGGTCTCGCGCTCGGGGCGCTTCACGAGGTCGCTGGGGGAGGGAACGGCGCAGTGGATGGCGCCGCGGCCGCTCTGTTCAGTGCCGGCATCGCCGCTCGGACGCGAGGAAAAGTGCTCTGGTGCATCACCCGACCGGACTTATTCGCGCCGGCGTTCTCGCAGGCGGGATTGGCACCGGACCGCGTCATCTATGTCGAGGCCGGAGATGACCAGACGATCCTGGCATGCATGGAGGAGGGGCTTCGGCACGGAGCTCTGGGAGCGGTTGTCGGAGAGGTCGGCAGGCTCACGATGACCGCGTCACGCCGATTGCAGCTCGCGGCCGAGGGATCCGGGACCGTCGGGATCGCGCTGCGAAGATGGCGGCGCCAGGCTGACGCTGCTGATTTTGGGCAGCCGACAGCCGCAATGACCCGGTGGCGCGTTTCGGTTCTGCCGTCCGAGGCGCTCCCGGTGCCTGGTGTGGGGAGGGCTCATTGGCTTCTGGAACTGATACGGGCCAGAGCAGGCGATAGCGCAGATTTCGAAGTTTTGGCGTGCAATGAACAGGGTTCTCTCGATCTCACTGACCGGTTGGTCGATGGATATGGCCAAGCGCCGGGCGGGTGGCGCCGCGCCAGCGGATGA
- a CDS encoding hypothetical protein (Evidence 5 : Unknown function): MSQVQQEVSQLSKTLRSDQRAMLNQICKSFSPKPETCDASVPAQ; this comes from the coding sequence ATGTCGCAGGTCCAGCAAGAGGTCTCGCAATTGAGCAAGACCCTCAGATCCGATCAACGCGCCATGCTCAACCAAATCTGCAAGAGTTTCTCCCCGAAGCCGGAGACCTGCGATGCGTCTGTCCCCGCGCAATAG